The genomic interval GCGCTGTTGAATTCCGCGACGCCGTCCAGCATGAAGCCGCCGTCGCCGCAGACGAGCACGGTCGGACGGTCGGGGGCGCCGATGCCGGCTCCGACGGCCGTCGCGGTGCCGAGCCCGATCGAGGCGAAGTTCATCGTGGTAATGAACGCGCGCGGTTCGGGGACCCGCATCAAGGTGAAGGCCGCGCCGAGGAAGCGTCCGGCGTCGAGCACGACGGTGCGATCGGGCGGAAGCGCCGCATCGAGGCGCGCCACGGCCGCGTCCAGGTTCACCGTGCCCGGCGTGCTTTCCAGCTCGGGACCGGGCGGCCGCGGTGCGGCCAGGGCCGCCGCTAGCTCCGGTGAGGCAAAGGTGCGCGGTTCGATACCGCCCTCGTCGAGCATGGCGGTGATCTGCTCGAGGACGGTCGTCGCGTCACCGACTACCGCTACCTCGACGTCGTAGCCGTGCGCGAACGCCTGTGGGTCGGTGTCGATCTGCACCACCGCGCGGTTGTCCAGCAGGCCGCCGTCGACGGTCGTCCACTGATTCAGCGATGCGCCGACGGCGATGATGCAGTCGCTGCGCGCAATGGTGTCGAGCGCGACCTCGTGCGACACGGTGCCCATCACGCCGAGGTCGAACGGCTCGCCGCGGAACAGGTCCTTTGCCCGCAGCGTGGTCGCGACCGGCGCGCCGATCCGGTCGGCGAACTTCAGCAACGCCGCCCTGGTAGCCGGCCGGCCGGCGCCCCGCCCGACCAGCAGGATCGGC from Mycobacteriales bacterium carries:
- a CDS encoding thiamine pyrophosphate-binding protein, translated to MIFHEAFGRTLAHVTDTVFGVLGDGNLFLMDSYRRCGGGRYLSMANEGGAVLAANGYANTTGRLGVATVTHGPGLTNTMTALVEGVRSRTATLVIAGDTAPSKRDHIQGINQQQVVASSGAIFEQVYSIPTFIEDLGRAARTALQLRRPVVLNVPADLQWAEVDFPLVPPNLSVAHQAIAASTEALDRAVGVIYASRRPILLVGRGAGRPATRAALLKFADRIGAPVATTLRAKDLFRGEPFDLGVMGTVSHEVALDTIARSDCIIAVGASLNQWTTVDGGLLDNRAVVQIDTDPQAFAHGYDVEVAVVGDATTVLEQITAMLDEGGIEPRTFASPELAAALAAPRPPGPELESTPGTVNLDAAVARLDAALPPDRTVVLDAGRFLGAAFTLMRVPEPRAFITTMNFASIGLGTATAVGAGIGAPDRPTVLVCGDGGFMLDGVAEFNSA